One Candida dubliniensis CD36 chromosome 1, complete sequence genomic region harbors:
- a CDS encoding 60S ribosomal protein L39 (spliced gene;~Similar to C. albicans RPL39): MPSQKSFRTKQKLSKAQKQNRPLPQWIRLRTDNKIRYNAKRRHWRRTKLGI, encoded by the exons ATGCCT TCTCAAAAATCATTCAGAACTAAACAAAAGTTATCCAAGGCTCAAAAGCAAAACAGACCATTACCACAATGGATCAGATTGAGAACTGACAACAAAATCAGATACAATGCTAAAAGAAGACACTGGAGAAGAACTAAGTTGGGTATCTAA
- a CDS encoding 40S ribosomal protein S14 (spliced gene;~Similar to S. cerevisiae RPS14A;~Similar to C. albicans RPS14) has protein sequence MKYYSSYRSQVFGVARIFASFNDTFVHVTDLSGKETIARVTGGMKVKADRDESSPYAAMLAAQDVAAKCKEVGITAVHIKLRATGGTKTKTPGPGGQSALRALARSGLRIGRIEDVTPVPSDSTRRKGGRRGRRL, from the exons ATGAAGTATTACAGCTCAT acCGTTCCCAAGTTTTCGGTGTTGCTAGAATTTTTGCTTCATTCAACGATACCTTCGTCCACGTTACTGATTTATCCGGTAAAGAAACCATTGCCAGAGTCACTGGTGGTATGAAAGTCAAAGCTGACAGAGATGAATCATCTCCATACGCTGCTATGTTGGCTGCTCAAGATGTTGCTGCTAAATGTAAAGAAGTCGGTATTACTGCTGTTCACATTAAATTGAGAGCTACTGGTGGTACCAAGACCAAAACTCCAGGTCCAGGTGGTCAATCTGCTTTAAGAGCTTTAGCCAGATCTGGTTTAAGAATTGGTAGAATTGAAGATGTTACTCCAGTTCCATCTGATTCTACTAGAAGAAAGGGTGGTAGAAGAGGTAGAAGATTATGA
- a CDS encoding prenylated Rab acceptor 1, putative (spliced gene;~Similar to S. cerevisiae YIP3): MSNYLNLAQFSGVTDRFNLERIKSDFSSVQSTISKLRPPQEFFDFRRLSKPANFGEIQQRVGYNLGYFSANYITIVLALSVYALITNFLLLFVTIFVLGGIYGINKLNGEDLVLPIGRFNTSQLYTGLLIVAVPLGFLASPISTMMWLIGSSGVTVGAHAALMEKPIETVFEEEV, from the exons ATGTCCAACTATTTAAACTTAGCA CAATTCAGTGGTGTTACAGACAGATTCAATTTGGAACGAATCAAGTCAGACTTCTCCTCAGTTCAATCAACCATTTCAAAACTAAGACCACCACAAGagttttttgattttagaaGATTATCTAAACCAGCAAACTTTGGGGAAATTCAACAAAGAGTGGGATACAATTTAGGCTACTTTTCTGCCAATTACATCACAATCGTTTTAGCATTGAGTGTATATGCTTTGATTACAaactttttattattatttgttacTATTTTCGTTCTTGGGGGGATTTATggtattaataaattgaatggCGAGGACTTGGTGTTGCCTATTGGAAGATTCAACACTTCACAATTATACACTGgtttattgattgttgCAGTTCCATTAGGATTTTTGGCTAGTCCTATTTCGACTATGATGTGGTTAATTGGTTCTAGTGGTGTCACTGTTGGTGCTCATGCTGCTTTGATGGAAAAACCAATTGAAACTGTTTTCGAAGAAGAAGTGTAG
- a CDS encoding 40S ribosomal protein S22 (Similar to C. albicans RPS22;~Similar to S. cerevisiae RPS22A;~Similar to S. cerevisiae RPS22B) has product MTRTSVLADALNAINNAEKTGKRQVLIRPSSKVIIKFLTVMQKHGYIGEFEYIDDHRSGKIVVQLNGRLNKCGVIQPRFNVKINDIERWTDNLLPARQFGYVILTTSAGIMDHEEARRKHVSGKILGFVY; this is encoded by the coding sequence ATGACTAGAACCTCCGTCTTAGCTGATGCTTTAAACGCCATCAACAATGCTGAAAAAACTGGTAAAAGACAAGTCTTAATCAGACCATCCTCCAAAGTCATCATAAAATTCTTGACTGTCATGCAAAAACACGGTTACATTGGTGAATTCGAATACATTGATGATCACAGATCCGGTAAAATTGTTGTTCAATTGAATGGTAGATTAAACAAATGTGGTGTCATCCAACCAAGATTTAACGTTAAAATTAACGACATTGAAAGATGGACCGACAACTTGTTGCCAGCTAGACAATTCGGTTACGTTATCTTGACTACCTCTGCTGGTATCATGGACCACGAAGAAGCTAGAAGAAAGCACGTTTCTGGTAAAATCTTAGGTTTCGTTTACTAG
- a CDS encoding transporter, putative (Similar to S. cerevisiae MCH4) yields MTSTSVNTEFEPCSITINGIAMETLSTPQESLSIDDSEPQSENDDEQEVKYPEGGLRAYSVVFGSFIGLMATFGTLNSVGAIQAYIATHQLSDVKTSTISWIFSIYTAISFANCMVVGPLFDVKGALLPMMIGTLMISGGFMAVANCTTVPQFILALAICVGLGNSLNITPLIGVLSHWFNLKRGRAIGMATIGGSVGGIIVPLMLRSLYTKVGFIWAIRILGFFCLACNGIAILLCRSRICQESDAVTAKNQLWTNLVQIKDQFEFSALLDPKYSFCIIGTFFTEISLLSMLTYLATYAIAQGMSESQSYILLTVFNTTGVLGRLVPGILSDKFGHFNIMIAMLIGFTLSMLILWLPFGSNIGALYAFAAISGFFSSSILSLTPVCLGSITPVQKFGQRYGLLYFFVSLGNLFGIPVSAAIIGNGSKHSYDMFAVYCCVFGVVGTCCWFISRFYIVGLKLNVRV; encoded by the coding sequence ATGACATCGACAAGTGTAAATACTGAGTTTGAACCATGTTCGATAACCATCAATGGAATTGCAATGGAGACTTTATCAACTCCTCAAGAACTGCTTCTGATCGACGATAGTGAACCACAATCcgaaaatgatgatgaacaaGAAGTGAAATATCCTGAAGGTGGATTACGAGCTTATAGTGTAGTCTTTGGTTCATTCATTGGATTAATGGCAACTTTTGGTACATTGAATTCAGTTGGGGCCATTCAAGCATATATCGCTACCCATCAATTATCTGATGTGAAAACATCCACTATATCATggatattttcaatttatacAGCAATTTCATTTGCAAATTGCATGGTAGTTGGTCCATTATTTGATGTTAAGGGAGCTTTATTACCTATGATGATTGGTACTTTAATGATATCAGGTGGGTTTATGGCAGTAGCCAATTGCACCACCGTGCCACAATTCATATTGGCATTGGCAATATGTGTAGGATTAGGCAATTCATTGAATATAACTCCATTGATTGGTGTCTTGAGTCACTGGTTTAATTTAAAGCGTGGAAGAGCTATTGGAATGGCTACTATTGGTGGATCTGTTGGTGGTATTATTGTTCCTTTGATGTTAAGATCATTGTATACAAAAGTTGGGTTTATTTGGGCAATCAGGATATTGGGGTTTTTCTGTTTAGCTTGTAATGGCATTGCCATATTATTGTGTCGATCGAGAATTTGTCAAGAATCTGATGCTGTAACTGCTAAGAATCAATTATGGACAAATTTGGTGCAAATTAAAGATCAGTTTGAATTTAGTGCTCTTTTGGACCCTAAATATTCCTTTTGTATCATTGGTACTTTTTTCACAGAAATTTCCTTATTATCAATGTTGACGTATTTGGCCACATATGCAATTGCCCAAGGTATGTCGGAATCTCAATCATATATATTGTTGACCGTTTTCAATACTACTGGTGTGTTGGGGAGATTGGTTCCTGGTATCTTATCTGACAAATTCGGtcatttcaatattatgaTTGCAATGCTTATTGGTTTCACTTTATCCATGTTGATTCTTTGGCTTCCATTTGGATCTAACATTGGTGCTCTTTATGCATTTGCTGCTATTTCTGGATTTTTCAGCTCCTCAATATTAAGTTTAACTCCGGTGTGTTTAGGAAGTATTACGCCGGTACAGAAATTTGGCCAGAGGTATGGattattgtatttttttgttagttTGGGCAACTTATTTGGTATCCCAGTGAGTGCTGCCATTATTGGCAATGGTTCTAAACATCTGTACGATATGTTTGCCGTTTATTGTTGTGTATTTGGTGTTGTAGGCACTTGTTGCTGGTTTATCAGTCGATTCTACATAGTTggattaaaattgaatgtAAGAGTATAA
- a CDS encoding HRQ family protein, putative — translation MIEAGFVLLFLGVSFLLLSYKQLNAIFYRAFKATTKKQPVIDAEKKVASSSSSGYGSNEPLPDPTPLMITPEEVSNYDDRPWRPFRWPYHQTMSIFKLDINHWLDMDKYYMHYIKEKERIRHKYGKQNFDMLPEGYDGCFELMETVTNHLIARYPLLFTVLKNGNYEKGKAGDGKIIRNEITKEILDMTLPLKESPLVYVSKLAKEDFYVVKKNPNDGLHYLVGAAVPFPGGSFGIDEKIGHHIDTIHADVPYYKEKLKKSMERWFDRMKSNDPVERASWYITWDVKLKVNNIYQRPEFKPNLEAEMKSTDPKEFNVRVERQTLRRLPKSNVIIFTNHPVFYSIEEMKDEPMIPSLLKKILYEGPEDILKYKNFPFIRDHLAEYLDKLIARQYKLGIINDETPLKTQPTYPFAYWSKTNFDYVNGWSNPSPSYDKKNMKTDTLKNVKLADNE, via the coding sequence ATGATTGAAGCTGGCTtcgtattattatttcttggGGTTTCATTCCTATTATTATCCTATAAGCAATTGAATGCAATTTTTTATAGAGCATTCAAGGCCACAACTAAAAAACAACCAGTTATTGATgctgaaaaaaaagttgcttcttcttcttcttctgggTATGGATCAAATGAACCATTACCTGATCCAACTCCATTGATGATTACTCCTGAAGAAGTTTCAAATTATGATGATAGACCATGGAGACCATTTAGATGGCCTTATCATCAAACTATGtccattttcaaattagaTATTAATCATTGGTTGGACATGGACAAATACTACATGCAttatattaaagaaaaggaaagaatTAGACATAAATATGGTAAGCAAAACTTTGATATGTTACCTGAAGGTTATGATGGTTGTTTTGAATTGATGGAAACGGTTACAAATCATTTGATTGCAAGATATCCTTTGTTATTTacagttttgaaaaatggtaATTATGAAAAAGGTAAAGCTGGCGACGGTAAGATTATTCGTAATGAAATCACTAAAGAAATATTAGATATGACTTTGCCGTTAAAAGAATCACCTTTAGTTTATGTTTCTAAATTGGCCAAAGAAGATTTCTATGTTGTGAAAAAGAATCCTAACGATGGATTACATTATCTTGTTGGTGCTGCAGTTCCCTTCCCTGGTGGATCTTTTGGCATTGATGAGAAAATTGGTCATCATATCGATACTATACATGCAGATGTGCCATATTATAaagagaaattgaaaaaatcaatggAGAGATGGTTTGATAgaatgaaatcaaatgatcCAGTAGAAAGAGCAAGTTGGTATATTACATGGGATGTCAAATTAAAAGTAAATAACATTTATCAACGTCCAGAatttaaaccaaatttAGAAGCAGAAATGAAATCTACTGATCCTAAGGAATTTAATGTTCGTGTTGAAAGACAAACTTTAAGAAGATTGCCTAAATCAaatgttattattttcacTAATCATCCAGTTTTTTATTCTattgaagaaatgaaaGATGAACCAATGATCCCATcacttttgaaaaaaatattgtatGAAGGTCCAgaagatattttaaaatataaaaattttccaTTTATTAGAGATCATCTTGCTGAAtatcttgataaattaattgctAGACAATATAAACTTGGgattattaatgatgaaacaCCATTGAAAACTCAGCCCACCTATCCATTTGCTTATTGGAGCAAAACTAACTTTGATTACGTCAATGGGTGGAGTAATCCAAGTCCTTCTTATGACAAGAAAAACATGAAAACGGATACGTTGAAAAATGTGAAACTAGCTGATAATGAGTga